The DNA region CTGTGCGCTTCATCGAGAAGCCGAAGCGGGAGGATGCGCGGCGGTTCGTCGCCAACGGGAACTTCTATTGGAACGCCGGCATGTTCATCTGGAAGACCTCCACGATCCTCGACGCGTTCGCCCGCTATATGCCCGAGCTCTACGAGCAGCTCTTGAAGATCGAGAAGTTCTGGGATGAGACCGGCAAGGTCGGCGTGATCCCGGAGGAGCTCTGGCTACCCATCCAGTCGGAGACCATCGATTACGGGATCATGGAGAAGGCGGATAACGTAGCGGTGGTACCGGCCGACCTGGGGTGGAGCGATGTGGGAAGCTGGGCCACCTTGCTCGATCTGCTGCCTCCCTCCGACGACGGCGAGAACGTGGTCGTGGGACGGCATGTGGGGATCGAGACGCGCAACTCGTTGATCTACAGCCCCAAGCGACTGATCGCCACCGTGGGGCTGGAGAACATCGTCATCGTGGATACAGGCGACGCCATCCTGGTCTGCCCCAAGGATCGGGCGCAGGATGTGAAGCGGGTGGTCAAGTATCTCGAGGAGCAGGGGCTGTACGACGTGCTCTAGCTCGTTGCAGCGGGCCAGAGCGATCATCAGAGCCTATTGGGGCATTATGGGGACGAGATAAGCCATGACCGAGGAACACATCGAAGCGTATTGCGTCAAATGTCGCACCAAACGGGAGATGGCGGACCCGCAGCCTGTGTTCACGGAGGGCGGGAGGCCGGCCACCCGTGGGCGTTGTCCGGTGTGTGGGACGACGCTATTCCGCATGGGCAAGACCGCGGCGCATGCCGGTCTGGAGCCGCCACCGGCGACATCGACCTCGTCGTCCAAGCGGGGGACCCGGGCTCGCTCCTCCAAGGCGAAGCGCAAACGTAACGGGCCGCTGGTCATCGTCGAGTCGCCGGCGAAGGCGCGAACGATCAGCCGGTATTTGGGCCGGGAGTATACGGTGCGCGCTTCTGTGGGGCATGTGCGGGACCTGTTGCGCTCACAGTTGAGCGTGGACATCGAGAACGACTTCCGGCCCAAGTATCGGGTCCCCAATGAGAAGCGCCAGGTGGTGAAGGAGCTAAAGGAGGCGGTGCAGCAGGCCAGCGAGGTGTATCTGGCCACGGACCCGGACCGGGAGGGGGAGGCCATTGCCTGGCACCTGGTCGAGGCCACCGGGATCAAGCCCGAGCAGGTGCGCCGTGTGGTCTTCCACGAGATCACGAAGCCGGCCGTCGAGCAGGCGTTCGCCCATCCCCGGGGCATCAACATGGACCTGGTGAACGCCCAGCAGGCGCGGCGCATTCTGGACCGGCTGGTGGGCTACCAGATCAGCCCCCTGTTGTGGAAGCGCGTGCGCAACCGCACATCGGCGGGACGGGTGCAGTCGGTGGCCCTGCGCCTGGTCGTGGAGCGCGAGCGGGAGATCCAGTCCTTCGTGCCGGAGGAGTACTGGTCCATCGACGCGGAGCTGGCGCGCCAGGAGTCGCGAGGGCGCAAGCGGCGTCCCAGCTTCGTCGCCCGGCTGATCCGCATCCGAGGGCAGGAGGTGGATCTGAAGAACGAGGAGGACACGCGTCGGATCGTGCAGGAGCTGGAACGGTCCACATACGTCGTGTCCGCCGTGAAGCGCGGCCAGCGCCAGCGTAGGCCGTCTCCGCCGTTTACTACCAGCACGCTGCAACAGGAGGCCTCGCGCCGTCTGCGCTTCACCGCTCGTCGCACCATGGCCACCGCGCAGGCGCTTTACGAGGGGGTCGCCCTGGGCGGGGAAGGCAACGTCGGCCTCATCACCTATATGCGAACCGATTCCACATATGTCTCGCCTCTGGCGCAGCAGGAGGCCCGCCGTTTCGTCACCGAGCGGTATGGGGAGAACTACCTGCCGCCCAAGCCCCCCGTGTACCGCACCCGGGTCAAAGGGGCGCAGGAGGCGCATGAGGCTATCCGGCCCACCTCAGTGTTCCGCACGCCGGAGTCGGTGGCCCCCTACCTGACGCGGGACCAGCTCCGGCTGTACGACCTGATCTGGCGGCGGTTCGTC from Chloroflexota bacterium includes:
- a CDS encoding mannose-1-phosphate guanylyltransferase, with protein sequence MYFVILAGGVGSRLWPRSRRQMPKQFLNITSPERTMLQETYERVADMAPADHFVVVTSKAYAPTVREQLPEIPAENVLGEPAGRGSAPAIGVAALFVRRRDPEAVMACLSADHFITRTDEFRRVLRVAEAAAREGHLVTLGIQPSYAETGYGYIEGGDPLMKVDGVEVRRAVRFIEKPKREDARRFVANGNFYWNAGMFIWKTSTILDAFARYMPELYEQLLKIEKFWDETGKVGVIPEELWLPIQSETIDYGIMEKADNVAVVPADLGWSDVGSWATLLDLLPPSDDGENVVVGRHVGIETRNSLIYSPKRLIATVGLENIVIVDTGDAILVCPKDRAQDVKRVVKYLEEQGLYDVL
- the topA gene encoding type I DNA topoisomerase, producing MADPQPVFTEGGRPATRGRCPVCGTTLFRMGKTAAHAGLEPPPATSTSSSKRGTRARSSKAKRKRNGPLVIVESPAKARTISRYLGREYTVRASVGHVRDLLRSQLSVDIENDFRPKYRVPNEKRQVVKELKEAVQQASEVYLATDPDREGEAIAWHLVEATGIKPEQVRRVVFHEITKPAVEQAFAHPRGINMDLVNAQQARRILDRLVGYQISPLLWKRVRNRTSAGRVQSVALRLVVEREREIQSFVPEEYWSIDAELARQESRGRKRRPSFVARLIRIRGQEVDLKNEEDTRRIVQELERSTYVVSAVKRGQRQRRPSPPFTTSTLQQEASRRLRFTARRTMATAQALYEGVALGGEGNVGLITYMRTDSTYVSPLAQQEARRFVTERYGENYLPPKPPVYRTRVKGAQEAHEAIRPTSVFRTPESVAPYLTRDQLRLYDLIWRRFVASQMAPAIYDTMRVDVVAGPEEGDRPYLFRASGSAVRFPGFLAVYEESRDEDAPADQEVKHLLPPVEQGEVLDLLRLIPEQHFTQPPPRYTEATLIRALEEHGIGRPSTYAPIMSTIQQRGYVERIDRRLHPTELGFIVCDLLVKHFPDVFEVGFTARMENELDRIAAGEAEWVQVLRDFYGPFSQRLAQAQRTMEHYKMEDEPTGEMCELCGHPMVVKYGRYGKFIACSNYPECRNTKPFLVKIGVACPKCGSDLVERRSRRGRVFYGCSAYPKCDFSTWRRPLPTPCPRCGGMLVVAGKKTARCLQCEEQFALDEVQKVPAVETA